The sequence below is a genomic window from Longimicrobium sp..
TTCGCCTGGACGACCCGTCCGCGGCCGACTCGCTGCTGGACGCCGCAGCGTACGAGGCGCTGATCGGATAACTGCAGTGCGAAAGTACCAAGTGCGAAAGTGCGAGAGTAAAGAACGTTCTGAACTTTCGCACTCTCGCACTTTCGCACTCTCGCACTCTCGCACTCCTGAAATCACCAGAACGTACCGCGGAGCCCCGATGGCACGCCTTACCTGGCACGGACACTCCTGCTTTACGCTGGAGACCGGCGACGGCACGCGGATCATGATCGATCCGTGGCTCGATGAAAATCCCACCGCCGACATCAAGGCGGCGGACGTGGACAAGCTGGATTACATCCTGGTGTCGCACGGGCACTTCGACCACTTCGCCGACTGCATTCCGCTGGCGAAGCGCACGGGGGCCACGGTGATCTCCACCTTCGAGCTGGTGTCGTTCTGCCAGCAGGAGGGGGTCAAGAACGGCCACGGGATGAACATCGGCGGGGCGTACCTCTTTCCCTTCGGCCGCGTGAAGCTGACCCCGGCGGTGCACACCGGCAGCATCGCCGGCGACAAGGAAGGCGCGTTCACCACCGACTGCTGCGGCTTCCTGATCAGCCTGGATGGCGGGCCCAGCATCTACCACGCGGGCGACACGGCGCTGATCACCGACATGCAGCTGCTGCAGGGCCGCGTGGACCTGGCCATCCTGCCCATCGGCGACAACTTCACCATGGGGCCGGAAGATGCCGCACGCGCCGTGGAGATGATCCAGCCGGAAACCGTCATCCCCATGCACTACAACACCTTCGAGGTCATCAACCAGAACCCCGAGAGCTTCCGGGAGATGGTGGGCGAGGCCGCGCGCGTCGAGATCCTGGAGCCGGGCGGCAGCTACGAACTCTGAGCCGCTTCGTCCCCGGGACGGAGGGAATCACGCGGAGGCGCGGAGGAACGGATGAGCCGCGGAGGGTGCACCTCCGCGGCTCTCGTTTTTCGACGATTCGCTCGCGCCTCG
It includes:
- a CDS encoding metal-dependent hydrolase, producing the protein MARLTWHGHSCFTLETGDGTRIMIDPWLDENPTADIKAADVDKLDYILVSHGHFDHFADCIPLAKRTGATVISTFELVSFCQQEGVKNGHGMNIGGAYLFPFGRVKLTPAVHTGSIAGDKEGAFTTDCCGFLISLDGGPSIYHAGDTALITDMQLLQGRVDLAILPIGDNFTMGPEDAARAVEMIQPETVIPMHYNTFEVINQNPESFREMVGEAARVEILEPGGSYEL